The following proteins are co-located in the Chloroflexia bacterium SDU3-3 genome:
- a CDS encoding glycosyltransferase family 4 protein, producing MADTLTIVSPWFGAETAGGAETQARQLAAALHALGLPVEVWATDARDSFAPQVPHYPAGPGTLDGVPLRRFAITPPRAEPYVPQAVLRRGLHASLPAFPDHELRLLASLASSEDMLEAVAQERERRQFLFVLYPFPTSFWGTLLAGDRAHLLPCLHDEPYARYTTYAWMFRHARRSLHNSPAERRLAAQLYGLPPEQAVTAGEGIDLTPVGDGAAFRARRGLEGPLLMYAGRRDGSKNIPLLISYLREYWARRGTPIRLMMSGRDPLDLPASLGELVLDLGFVTPQEKADAYAAADIFVQPSTYESFSIVLMEAWLQRTCALVHADCAVTSEAAHISGGGLTFASFAEFAAALDVLLAAPEARQAMGQRGRDFVLATCRWEDVARRTAAAMGFNVAFRPYEEPPL from the coding sequence ATGGCCGACACTCTCACCATCGTCTCGCCCTGGTTTGGGGCCGAGACTGCGGGCGGGGCCGAGACCCAGGCCCGCCAGCTCGCCGCCGCCCTGCACGCCCTGGGCCTGCCCGTGGAGGTCTGGGCCACCGACGCCCGCGACTCGTTCGCGCCGCAGGTGCCGCACTACCCCGCCGGGCCGGGCACGCTGGACGGCGTGCCGCTGCGCCGATTCGCCATCACGCCGCCCCGCGCCGAGCCGTATGTGCCCCAGGCGGTGCTGCGGCGCGGCCTGCACGCCAGCCTGCCCGCCTTTCCCGACCACGAGCTGCGCCTGCTGGCCTCGCTCGCATCCAGCGAGGACATGCTGGAGGCGGTGGCGCAGGAGCGCGAGCGGCGGCAGTTTTTGTTCGTGCTCTACCCCTTCCCCACCAGCTTCTGGGGCACGCTGCTGGCGGGCGACCGCGCCCACCTGCTGCCCTGCCTGCACGACGAGCCGTACGCCCGCTACACCACCTACGCCTGGATGTTCCGCCACGCCCGCCGCTCGCTGCACAACAGCCCCGCCGAGCGCCGCCTGGCCGCCCAGCTCTACGGCCTGCCGCCTGAGCAGGCGGTGACGGCGGGCGAGGGCATCGACCTGACGCCCGTGGGCGATGGCGCGGCCTTCCGCGCGCGGCGCGGGCTGGAAGGCCCGCTGCTGATGTACGCGGGCCGCCGCGACGGCAGCAAGAACATCCCGCTGCTGATCTCGTACCTGCGCGAGTACTGGGCCAGGCGCGGCACGCCCATCCGCCTGATGATGAGCGGGCGCGACCCGCTGGATCTGCCCGCATCGCTGGGCGAGCTGGTGCTCGACCTGGGCTTCGTGACACCGCAGGAGAAGGCCGACGCCTACGCCGCCGCCGATATCTTTGTGCAGCCCTCCACCTACGAGAGCTTCTCGATCGTGCTGATGGAGGCCTGGCTCCAGCGCACCTGCGCCCTGGTGCACGCCGACTGCGCCGTGACCAGCGAGGCCGCCCACATCAGCGGCGGTGGCCTGACCTTCGCCAGCTTCGCCGAGTTTGCGGCGGCGCTGGATGTGCTGCTGGCCGCCCCCGAGGCCCGCCAGGCCATGGGCCAGCGCGGGCGCGATTTTGTGCTGGCCACCTGCCGCTGGGAGGATGTGGCCCGCCGCACCGCCGCCGCCATGGGCTTCAACGTGGCCTTCCGCCCCTACGAGGAGCCGCCGCTATGA
- the purD gene encoding phosphoribosylamine--glycine ligase gives MNVLLVGGGGREHALAWKIAQSPQLGKLYIAPGNPGTAQLGENIPVEATDVAKIMDVVRARQIDFVVVGPEAPLAEGMADACLAAGVAVFGPVQAAARLESSKTFSKEVMVAAGVPTAEAHAFDRAEDAAAFVRQSGKLWVVKADGLASGKGVIVPESVDETLEAIAQLGGTSAGQRLLLEELLVGPEVSVIALCDGERLVPLLPAQDHKRLRDGDQGPNTGGMGAFAPSPRISDALIDSIVERCMLPVVRELAARGLTFRGALYAGLILTSDGPYVLEYNARFGDPETQAILPLLESDLLAALHACATGQIQPAMLTWRPGSAACVVLAAAGYPESPRKGDPISGLESVDGSDTIVFHAGTEWGEGQVRTSGGRVLGVTSTGHTLRAALDRAYEAVGGISFAGMQHRSDIGKI, from the coding sequence ATGAACGTTCTCCTGGTGGGCGGCGGCGGGCGCGAGCACGCCCTCGCGTGGAAGATCGCCCAGTCGCCGCAGCTCGGCAAGCTCTACATCGCGCCGGGCAACCCCGGCACCGCGCAGCTGGGCGAGAACATCCCGGTGGAGGCCACCGACGTGGCCAAGATCATGGATGTGGTGCGGGCGCGGCAGATCGACTTTGTGGTGGTGGGGCCAGAGGCCCCGCTGGCCGAGGGCATGGCCGACGCCTGCCTGGCGGCGGGCGTGGCGGTGTTCGGCCCGGTGCAGGCGGCGGCGCGGCTGGAGAGCAGCAAGACCTTCTCGAAAGAGGTGATGGTGGCCGCAGGCGTGCCCACCGCCGAGGCCCACGCCTTCGACCGCGCCGAGGATGCCGCCGCCTTCGTGCGCCAGAGCGGCAAGCTGTGGGTGGTGAAGGCCGACGGCCTGGCCAGCGGCAAGGGCGTGATCGTGCCCGAGAGCGTGGACGAGACGCTGGAGGCGATCGCGCAGCTGGGCGGCACCAGCGCGGGCCAGCGGCTGCTGCTCGAAGAGCTGCTGGTCGGCCCCGAGGTCTCGGTGATCGCGCTGTGCGACGGCGAGCGGCTGGTGCCGCTGCTGCCCGCCCAGGACCACAAGCGCCTGCGCGACGGCGACCAGGGGCCGAACACCGGCGGCATGGGCGCGTTCGCCCCCTCGCCGCGCATCAGCGACGCCCTGATCGACAGCATCGTCGAGCGCTGCATGCTGCCGGTGGTGCGCGAGCTGGCCGCGCGCGGCCTCACCTTCCGGGGCGCGCTCTACGCGGGCCTCATCCTCACCAGCGACGGCCCCTACGTGCTGGAGTACAACGCCCGCTTCGGCGACCCCGAGACCCAGGCCATCCTGCCGCTGCTAGAGAGCGACCTGCTGGCCGCGCTGCACGCCTGCGCCACCGGCCAGATCCAGCCCGCCATGCTCACGTGGCGGCCCGGCAGCGCCGCCTGCGTGGTGCTGGCGGCGGCGGGCTACCCCGAGTCGCCGCGCAAGGGCGACCCGATCAGCGGGCTGGAGTCGGTGGATGGCAGCGACACCATAGTGTTCCACGCCGGCACCGAGTGGGGCGAGGGCCAGGTGCGCACCAGCGGCGGGCGCGTGCTGGGCGTCACCAGCACCGGCCACACCCTGCGCGCCGCGCTCGACCGCGCCTACGAGGCGGTGGGGGGCATCAGCTTTGCGGGCATGCAGCACCGCAGCGACATCGGGAAGATCTAG
- a CDS encoding phosphoribosylglycinamide formyltransferase, whose product MAAYTIAVLISGSGTNLQALIDAERAGDLGATIGLVVSDRADAYGLRRALDAGIPAAFVPLPSAPKAQRAATRAAWEQRLLAVVAAYQPHLIVSSGFMRILSASFLAQCGALVINQHPALLPDGGGDSFTTAGGTTIPALRGAHVVPDALRLGLPITGCTVHRVTPLVDDGPVLAQAEVPIRPDDSEDSLHDRIKAEERRLIVQVVRQLATGAA is encoded by the coding sequence ATGGCAGCCTACACCATCGCCGTGCTGATCTCGGGCAGCGGCACCAACCTGCAGGCCCTGATCGACGCCGAGCGCGCGGGCGACCTGGGCGCGACCATCGGCCTGGTGGTCAGCGACCGCGCCGACGCCTACGGGCTGCGGCGCGCGCTCGACGCGGGCATCCCGGCGGCCTTCGTGCCGCTGCCCAGCGCGCCCAAGGCCCAGCGCGCCGCCACCCGCGCCGCCTGGGAGCAGCGGCTGCTGGCCGTGGTCGCGGCCTACCAGCCCCACCTGATCGTCTCATCGGGGTTCATGCGCATCCTCTCGGCCAGCTTCCTGGCCCAGTGCGGCGCGCTGGTGATCAACCAGCACCCCGCGCTGCTGCCCGACGGCGGCGGCGACAGCTTCACCACCGCCGGGGGCACCACCATCCCGGCCCTGCGCGGCGCGCACGTGGTGCCCGACGCGCTGCGGCTGGGGCTGCCGATCACCGGCTGCACGGTGCACCGCGTCACCCCGCTGGTGGATGACGGCCCCGTGCTGGCCCAGGCCGAGGTGCCCATCCGCCCCGACGACAGCGAGGACAGCCTGCACGACCGGATCAAGGCCGAGGAGCGCCGCCTGATCGTGCAGGTGGTGCGCCAGCTGGCCACGGGCGCTGCCTAG
- the maf gene encoding septum formation protein Maf encodes MAHTQPSILLASGSPRRRELLGYLGVAFQPYTTDAEDQDITPPPEVAAHFPPADLPAHSHPTLLAWRKASAACEIAPHSVIIGADTIVVLDGAVLGKPTSPEHACDMLRRLAGRTHTVYTGMIVFDTERRIHAALEQSQVAITPLDEETIRAYVATGEPMDKAGSYGIQGLGGRLVREVHGSYTNVVGLPLARTHALLAACGLSALVDPAEAYRRWLAAQGKEPMPCPPTFP; translated from the coding sequence ATGGCCCACACCCAACCCAGCATCCTGCTCGCATCCGGCTCGCCCCGCCGCCGCGAGCTGCTCGGCTACCTCGGGGTCGCCTTCCAGCCCTACACCACCGACGCCGAGGACCAAGATATCACCCCGCCGCCCGAGGTCGCCGCGCACTTCCCGCCCGCCGACCTGCCCGCCCACAGCCACCCGACGCTACTAGCCTGGCGCAAAGCATCTGCCGCTTGCGAGATAGCCCCCCACAGTGTTATTATCGGTGCAGACACAATCGTGGTGCTAGATGGCGCGGTGCTGGGCAAGCCCACCAGCCCCGAGCACGCATGCGACATGCTGCGTCGGCTCGCGGGCCGCACCCACACCGTCTACACCGGCATGATCGTGTTCGATACTGAGCGAAGAATCCATGCTGCCCTTGAGCAAAGCCAGGTGGCGATCACCCCGCTCGACGAGGAAACCATACGGGCCTACGTAGCCACCGGCGAGCCGATGGACAAGGCCGGCTCCTATGGCATCCAGGGGCTAGGGGGGCGGCTCGTGCGCGAAGTCCACGGGAGCTACACCAACGTGGTGGGGCTGCCGCTCGCCCGCACCCACGCGCTGCTGGCCGCCTGCGGCCTGAGCGCGCTGGTCGACCCAGCCGAAGCATACCGCCGCTGGCTTGCTGCCCAGGGAAAGGAGCCAATGCCGTGCCCCCCAACGTTTCCGTAA
- a CDS encoding response regulator transcription factor gives MPPNVSVRLLIVDDHPLFRQGVRFALSVYDDINIVFEAGSGEDALTWIEGTTPNQEPNVVLCDLNLPGVSGLDVTRQMRQHYPNLGVVILSIHESDEQAFNALQAGAAAYRSKDINPKDLAEVLRRVARGEYVINDVVLEEPKVASRLLSQFRNLPQDVTTAPDADFPLFTPLSDREIEVLERIAQGGSNKEIADHLGISTQTVKNHISSILRKLSLNDRTQAVLYALRRGWIEAPESINREPRGTPED, from the coding sequence GTGCCCCCCAACGTTTCCGTAAGGCTGCTGATTGTGGATGACCACCCGCTGTTCCGCCAAGGCGTGCGCTTCGCCCTCTCGGTGTACGACGACATCAACATCGTCTTCGAGGCCGGCTCGGGCGAGGACGCCCTGACCTGGATAGAGGGCACCACGCCCAACCAGGAGCCAAACGTGGTGCTGTGCGACCTGAACCTGCCCGGCGTCAGCGGTCTGGATGTCACCCGACAGATGCGCCAGCACTACCCCAACCTGGGCGTGGTCATCCTCAGCATCCACGAAAGCGACGAGCAGGCATTCAACGCGCTCCAGGCCGGTGCCGCCGCCTACCGCTCGAAGGACATCAACCCCAAGGATCTGGCCGAGGTGCTGCGGCGCGTGGCCCGCGGCGAGTACGTGATCAACGACGTGGTGCTGGAGGAGCCGAAGGTGGCCAGCCGCCTGCTCTCGCAGTTCCGCAACCTGCCGCAGGATGTCACCACCGCGCCCGACGCCGACTTCCCGCTGTTCACCCCGCTCAGCGACCGCGAGATCGAGGTGCTGGAGCGGATCGCCCAGGGCGGCAGCAACAAAGAGATCGCCGACCATCTGGGGATCAGCACCCAGACGGTCAAAAACCACATCTCGTCCATCCTGCGCAAGCTCTCGCTGAACGACCGCACCCAGGCCGTGCTCTACGCCCTGCGGCGCGGCTGGATCGAGGCCCCCGAGAGCATCAACCGCGAGCCGCGCGGCACGCCCGAGGACTAG
- a CDS encoding glycosyltransferase family 4 protein, which produces MRILVALDYYYPHWTGLTAYAKRIAEGLAQRGHSVTVLASQHESYLPIQETINNVRVVRVPIAGRFSRGVIMPLFPIIAAQLVRETDVIHIHTPMPETIILTALGRLFSKPSLVTHQGDVVMPKGFKNQIIQQGVRVLSLGLHVSNYVVVHNADYGRHSTFLQQFKHKLGAIYPPVILPEPDLEAIVQKKRDLGIEDKKIIGFAGRFVEEKGFDILLQAMPLVKQAVPDVHFVFAGEINVVYEKFYESCHPMIEANKDILTPLGLLHSPQDLANFYAMCDIFALPSRTDCFPSVQIEAMVCGTPSVTTDIPGAREAVQVTGMGKLVPPLDPQALAEGLIHMVSDPTVYKTRWEKARQVFDPAASIEAYEHILQQLDQRVPIMPLAEVESAH; this is translated from the coding sequence ATGCGGATACTTGTCGCGCTCGACTACTACTACCCACACTGGACGGGCCTGACCGCCTACGCCAAACGCATCGCCGAGGGCCTGGCCCAGCGCGGCCACTCGGTCACGGTCCTGGCATCCCAGCACGAGTCCTACCTGCCCATCCAGGAGACGATCAACAACGTGCGCGTGGTGCGCGTGCCGATCGCCGGGCGCTTCAGCCGGGGCGTGATCATGCCGCTCTTCCCGATCATCGCCGCCCAGCTGGTGCGCGAGACCGACGTCATCCACATCCACACCCCCATGCCCGAGACGATCATCCTCACCGCGCTGGGGCGGCTGTTCAGCAAGCCCTCGCTTGTCACCCACCAGGGCGATGTGGTGATGCCCAAGGGCTTCAAGAACCAGATCATCCAGCAGGGCGTGCGCGTGCTCTCGCTGGGCCTGCATGTCTCCAACTATGTGGTGGTGCACAACGCCGACTATGGCCGCCACTCGACCTTCCTGCAGCAGTTCAAGCACAAGCTGGGCGCGATCTACCCGCCTGTCATCCTGCCCGAGCCAGATCTTGAGGCGATCGTGCAGAAGAAGCGCGATCTAGGGATCGAGGACAAGAAGATCATCGGCTTCGCGGGCCGCTTCGTCGAGGAGAAGGGCTTCGACATCCTGCTCCAGGCCATGCCGCTGGTCAAGCAGGCCGTGCCCGATGTGCACTTCGTGTTCGCGGGCGAGATCAACGTGGTGTACGAGAAGTTCTACGAGTCCTGCCACCCCATGATCGAGGCCAACAAGGACATCCTCACCCCACTGGGGCTGCTGCACAGCCCGCAGGATCTGGCCAACTTCTACGCCATGTGCGACATCTTCGCGCTGCCCTCGCGCACCGACTGCTTCCCGAGCGTGCAGATCGAGGCCATGGTCTGCGGCACGCCCAGCGTCACCACCGACATCCCCGGCGCACGCGAGGCCGTGCAGGTGACCGGGATGGGCAAGCTGGTGCCGCCGCTCGACCCGCAGGCCCTGGCCGAGGGCCTGATCCACATGGTCTCCGACCCGACCGTCTACAAGACCCGCTGGGAGAAGGCCCGCCAGGTGTTCGACCCCGCCGCGTCGATCGAGGCCTACGAGCACATCCTGCAGCAGCTCGACCAGCGCGTGCCGATCATGCCGCTGGCCGAGGTCGAGTCGGCGCACTAG